The genomic interval AAAAGAATTGTCTGTATATTTATCGACAAATATTCCGCGGTCGTGTTCAAACAGGCATAGTTGGATGTACATCAATAGATGAATATTTGAATGAAATAGTTAAAAAACATGAATTTACGCAACCTGAAAAGGAACTGGATCGCATAAACAATATTGATAGAACCGATGCCAACACTGAACCATTGTTATTAGCCTATAGGAAAGAGGATAGCCTTAATAAAATAATGAATAACTGGATTAAGTTCCATATGCCTGAGTATAATTTTACAAGCGAAGATGCCATCACCCATATTGTATGGGTAATAGATGATGACTCGGCCATAAATGAAATAACGGAGATATTTAAAAATATTGAATATCTTTATATTGCAGATGGACATCACAGAACGGCTTCTAGTGCGAAGGTTGGAATTAAAAGAAGAAAAGAGAATCCGGATTACGACGGTACAGAGGAATTTAATTACTTTTTATCAGTTCTGTTTTCTGATGAGGATCTTTTTATAATGGATTACAACCGTGTGGTCAAAGATTTCAATGGTTTGACGAAAGACGAATTGTTTATTCAGATAGAAAACAAATTCGAGATAGAAAAATGGAAAGGCAAAGAAGCCTTTAAACCCATGAAAGAAAAAACTTTCGGAATGTATGTAGATGGCGCATGGTATAAGCTTAGCGCAAAGCCCGGCACATGGAACGATGAAAATCCATTGGAAAGGTTGGATGTGGCGATTCTACAAAACAATTTATTGAATCCCGTTTTAGGGATTGATAATCCGAGCACAAATAAAAGAGTGGAATTTATTGGAGGAATAAGAGGTTTAAAAGAACTTGAACATCGTGTTTCTACAGACATGAAAGTTGCTTTTTCAATGTATCCGACATCAATGGACGATGTTTTAGAGGTGGCTGATGCAGGGTTGATTATGCCGACAAAATCGACATGGTTTGAACCCAAGCTAAGAAGCGGCCTTTTTGTACACAAGCTCAAGTAGAAAGATAAAAGCAGTAGAAAGTAGAAAGTAGAAAGATAAGAGCGGTGGAACGTAGAAAGTAGAAAGTTGAAAGGAAGAACAAAAGTTTAAAGATAAAAGCAGTGACTAAAGAACGAGACTGGTCTTGAATTTTTGTATTTGATTCTTTGTATTTATTTTTATGTTTCTACGTTTCTACGTTTGACTTTCCACTTGCTACTTAGTGCTTAAAACTGCTATATGTAATGCATTTCATAAATAATCTTGGGTTCCGGTGTAAAGTCGGAACCTTTTTATCTTCATTGATGACATCAATTATGGTACATTGTAAGAAGAGAAAAAAATCGACAATTATTAAGGAAACGGGTGAAAAGAAGAATGGAGAAAAGCTCATTGTAATAAGTCCGCCTTATGAGTTCTAATTGGGGGATACGCTTCGTTTTGAAAGAGAATTTTGCAATAGATGGTTCGAGTGCGGTGAAAAAACGGCAGGAGGAAGCGGATTGCGATGAAAAAATGGATATTGTTCGACTGTATGGAAACCCTTATCGACATGACAAATCTTCCGAATTCTGAAGACTATGCTTTGTGGGCTTTCGAGGGATCTGAAGCAGAGGCTTTGTGGGATGATTTCCGGGATTTCTATATAGATTACAGAGCGGCGCGAATTGAGATAGAAAAGGAGTTGCCCCGTTTTAAAGAATACGAAATGAACGAGAGGTATAGAAGAATTCTAGGAAGCAAGGTCAAGGGTAAAGAGCTCGAAAAAATTGTAGCTAATATGGATGAGGTGTTTTGGAACAGATATTCAAGCGAGTGCTATGCAAAGGAGTCAGTGATTGAAGCTGTTTCCGTATTATCCAAGAAATATTACCTGGGAGTTGTTTCTAATTTCAAAATTAAAAGCGGTGTTCGCGATCTACTAAAAAAGACGGGTTTGCTGGAGCATTTTGAATTCTCGGTAAATTCATGTGAAATAGGATGGAAAAAGCCTCACGACCAAATATATTATGCCGCAAGGGAATTGGCGGGAGTCGATTTTGACAACATAGTTTTTATAGGCGATGATTATGCCAATGACTATGAAAAGCCAAAGGCTCTTGGCTGCAGAACTTTGCTGTATGATCCCTTTGGCTCGCATACTAAGGCTGAGTATAGAATAAAGGATTTTAATGAGTTGTTGACATCGAATATTATTGTAGGGGAGGGAATGGAAATCAATGAGCAAGAATAATAATAAAAGCAATAAGCTGAAGCAAAAGCCGCAGGCGGACTACAGGTTTTTGTACTACGGAATTGGATTTCTAGCCTTAGGGCTTGGAATGCAGTACTTTGGCTATGACGAAAGCAAGGCAGGCAATTACATAAGGATGATTTTTCTATGGATTGCAGTTGTTTTAAATGTAATGCACATAATGAGATTCAGGGCAAACAGGAAAAAGTGATTTCGCCGGTGAGGCGGGGGTTAATTATGGATAGAAACAGACAGATAAAAACAGCATCGTGGATTGGAATCGCAGGAAACATGTTGCTTTCAACGGCAAAGCTTGTTGTGGGAGTGCTTTCGGGAAGCATGGCGGTTATAGGTGACGGAATCGACTCAGCGACGGATATAGTCATGTCGCTGATAACATTGTTTGCAGCAGGGATAATGGAAAGGCCGCCGGACCCTAAGCATCCATATGGATATGGAAGGGCCGAAACCGTTGCTACAAAACTTCTTTCATTCATGATATTTTTTGCGGGAGCGCAATTTATGATCAGCACTCTCTCACGTTTCAAAATTATAGATACCCTTGCGAAACCTGATGTAGCGGCTATTTATGTTACAGTTGCATCAATATTCGGGAAATTCATTTTATCGAGAATTCAGCATGTAATGGCCAAAAAATCGGGAAGCGCAATGATAGCGGCGACAGCGAAAAACATGCAGAATGATATACTCACATCTATAGCGGTTCTTTTGGGTTTGGGATTCACATTTGCTCTTGATTTGCCGATTCTGGATCTTTTAACTGCCTTTTGCATAAGTATATGGGTAATGAAATCGGCACTGGGAATATTCCTTGAAACCAGTTCGGAAGTAATGGAGGAAACCAAGGACCTTTCCATCTACGATACATTGTTTGAGATTGTCGAAAGGGTGGAGGGCGCTAATCACCCTCACAGAACGCGGGTCAGAAAATTTGGAGATATTCTTTATGTTGACATGGACATAGAGGTTGATGGGGATTTGCCGGTAAATGAAGCTCATCTTATAGCTCATGAGCTTGAAAAGAAGATTCACGACGAAATCGAAGCAGTATACGATATAATGGTTCACATAGAGCCATTGGGATGCACTATGAAGGATGAAAAGTTTGGACTGTCACAAGAGATAATAAACAATACCAAGATTGAAAAAGGAGGAAGATAAATGTTTGTAATAAACGATGAAGGCAAGAAGTTCGATTTAAAAGAGGGCATACATTCAACAATCAAGGGATACGGTGGAGGGCTCATGGCTGTAGAGAATAGGTTTGAAAAGGGAGCAGTGGCGCCGAACCATACGCATTTCCACGAACAGACCGTTTACATAGTCAGCGGGGAATTTGAATTTTTCTTAAATGGAGAAACAAGGATAATGAAGGCAGGAGATAGTCTTTATGCCTCGCCTGATGCGGAGCATGGTTGCGTTTGTCTGGAGTCCGGAGTGGTAATCGATGTTTTTTCTCCCCAAAGAGAAGACTTTCTAAATTAAAAACAACTAATTAAAACCATTTTTTAACAAATGCTGCCATTCATCCCACGACTAAAGTCACGGGTGTTCTGGCGCTTCTCATAAATAATAGATGTGAAAGGATGATGAAAATGGTAGAAGAAAGAAAGCAAAAGGTGTACAACAAATTGGAAGAACTTGGGATTTCTTATGTAAAGCATGAGCACCCTGCTGTTTTTACAAACGAGGAATTGGACATATATGCGGCAGATATGGAAGGCGGACAGTGCAAGAACCTTTTTCTGAGAAATGCCAAAGGCAACAGGCAATACTTGGTTGTTTTGGGTCATGACAAGAGGGCCGACCTTGGCTCACTTAAAAAAATTCTGGGGGAAAAAGGGCTTAGCTTCGGATCGGACAAAAGACTAATGAAATGCATGGGGATAGAAAGCGGCGCGGTATCTCCATTCAATCTTATTAATGACACGGATAATACGGTTGAGGTTGTAGTAGACAAAACACTAAAACGCAATGAAAAAGTAAATTTTCATCCAAACGCCAACACGGAGACACTTACAATAACATACAAGGACTTCTTGAAATTTCTCAAGGCAATGGACAAGGACCCTCTCTTTATAAGTATAGGATAGCATGAAAACAATGAAGGCTCAGCAAAAGCAAAGGGTGTACCACAAGCTTAAAGAGCTTGGCATAACGTATGTAAAGCACGAACATAAAGCTGTTTTTACATGCGAAGAAGCAGACAAATATTCAGAAGGCATTGAGGGTGAGCATTGCAAAAACCTTTTTCTGAGAAATGCCAAAGGCAACAGGCAATACTTGGTGATTTTAGGCAATGACAAGAGGGCCGACCTTGGCTCACTTAAAAAAATTCTAGGGGAAAAAAGGCTAAGCTTCGGATCCGACAAAAGGCTAATGGAATACATGGGGATAGAAAGCGGCGCGGTATCTGTTTTCAATCTTATAAATGATGTTGAAAATATTGTTGAGATTGTTATTGACGAATCTCTAGGAAATGCAGAAAAAATCAACTTTCATCCAAATGATAATACAGAGACACTTACAATAAGCTATAGGGATTTCTTGAAATTTCTTAAGGCAATGGGCAAAGAGCCTCTTTTCATAAAGATAGGATAGGGTTATTAATAAAGAGGATTACCGCGAGATCTGTCGAATTAATACAAGGACAGAAAAAAAGTGGTGAACCCAATGACTTTTGAAAAAAGAAAAATGCTTGAGAATGTTTTTACAAAAAATTCGGAGCTTCAGCTTTGGAAATATGAAAATGGTGAAAGAGAAGACTTTGAAATAATAATCAATGGTGTATTCATAATGGCTACCTACAATAGCGGATCTTCAGAATTTTTAATTAGAAACGCGGCAAGCCGAATTGAAGGAAAAAGACCATTGTCGGTACTCATAGCCGGGCTTGGAATGGGTTTTACTGTTTTCGAAGCATGCCGCAACGAAAGAATTGAATCCATCGATGTGGTTGAGATGGAAGAGGTTATAGTGGATTGGAACAAAAAATATTTCAAGACTTGCGAACAGTCTTGTTTCGATTCTGGAAGAGTTGCCTTGTATATCGACGATTTTTACAATCATGCAATCAATTCTAAAAAATCGCACGATATAATCTGCATAGATATAGACAACGGGCCTATGCTTCTAGTTAACGAAGGCAACGAAAAGGTTTATACTAGCGAATTTATGCAGGTGGTTTTGGGCATTTTAAACAATGGCGGTGTGTGTGTCATATGGTCTTGCGACAGGGACAGGCGTCTCGAGCAAAGCATGGAGGATGTCTTCGATGAAGTCGAAATCGAAGAACTAACAGAAAAGTTCAAGGGAAGAGATGTTTCCTATTATCTTTATTTTGGTAGAAAGAGGGATTTGAAATGAGCATGATTGTAAGAGCGGCTCTTCTTTTTTTTGCCGCAGGGATACTACTGTTTCTGGTTAATTACTATCTGATAATATATCATACCAGGAAAGCAACTTTGGAAGGAAAAAAACTCAAAAAAAACAAAGCCGACCATTTTTGGGGCAAAAATGGCAGGGAAGGGATTGTTCCCAAGTGGGTTTCATACATTGGGCTCATGGCATTTGTAAGCTTTTTTATGGGAATTTTCATGCTTGGTTTAAGGGTTTTCTGGAACCTGTTTTCTTGAAAATTTTAAATATCGAACCAAAAACCGCATCCTATGAATTAGGGGTGCGGTTTTTAGCTTGTTTCTAATCTGATTTTCAATTCGATTTCCAACTCCAATTCAAAGTTTTTTGGTGGTCTCAGTCCCTTCGAAATGCATATCGTTGGTTGATTGAGATTCATCAATGTTGCTTAATTTATATATACCCATGGAAAAACGGATTAAACACTGTTATAATATTGGTTAATGATACCCGCGGAGGGTATAATAAGATTGAAAGGATGTGAAAATCATGAAAATAACAATAGATGAAAAAGCAATGAAACTTATAAAAGCAAAGGGCGCCGAATCTTTGGTTGTGGATATCCAAAAGTGTGGGGGCTGAGCATCCGCTCCTACGCCATTCGTTGTAATGGCAAAACCGAAAGTTTTGTCCAGGTATGAAGCGCATGATGTGGCCGGTGTGATGGTGTACATGAATAAAAGTGCCAAGGCTAAAGAAAGCGGCATTGTAATTTATGTAGAGAGATTTTTGTGGATCAAGCGCCTCGAAGTGAGAGGTTTGAAGCTGTAAGCAATTTAATATAGGAATGGGATTTAACGAGTGAGCCCCGGTTTTTGGGGCTTTTTTTATTTATATTTTGTGTAATGAAGGAGAGCGGCCGGATGGTATTGAAATTATAATATGGAAATAATGAAATAAGATTAATAAAGAGTATAGGGAGGTTATATATATGAGCATTCTTGTAACTGGCGGAGCAGGATATATAGGAAGCCACAGTGTTGTAAAGCTTTTGGAGGCAGGCCTAAAAGTGGTTGTGCTTGATAATTTATCAAACAGCAATCCTGACGTCTTTAAAAGAATTGAAAGAATCACAGGATTGGGACTCCAGTTTATTGAAGGCGATATTCTGGACAAGGATAAACTTGAATACGTGTTTGCGAGCAATGACATAGAAGCCGTGGTTCACTTTGCGGGGCTAAAGGCTGTGGGAGAATCGGTAGAGATGCCGCTTGAGTATTACTATAACAATGTAGCAGGAACTATTAATCTTTGCCTGGCAATGGAGAGGCACGGAGTAAAAAGAATGGTGTTTAGCTCGTCTGCAACGGTTTACGGCACCGGTAATCCTTCGCCATTGACCGAGGATATGCCACTTGCGACAACAAATCCGTATGGAAGCACAAAGCTTATGATAGAGCAGATTTTTCGGGATATATATGCATCAGGCAGCAACTGGAGAATAGCCATTCTAAGGTATTTCAATCCGATAGGGGCTCACGAGAGCGGCATGATAGGTGAAAACCCAAAAGGAATTCCAAACAACCTTATGCCGTACATTACCCAGGTAGCTGTAGGCAAAAGAGAAAAGCTCATGGTTTTTGGAGACGATTATGACACCCCCGACGGAACAGGTGTGAGGGACTACATACATGTTGAGGACCTG from Peptostreptococcaceae bacterium carries:
- a CDS encoding prolyl-tRNA synthetase associated domain-containing protein; protein product: MKAQQKQRVYHKLKELGITYVKHEHKAVFTCEEADKYSEGIEGEHCKNLFLRNAKGNRQYLVILGNDKRADLGSLKKILGEKRLSFGSDKRLMEYMGIESGAVSVFNLINDVENIVEIVIDESLGNAEKINFHPNDNTETLTISYRDFLKFLKAMGKEPLFIKIG
- a CDS encoding cupin domain-containing protein: MFVINDEGKKFDLKEGIHSTIKGYGGGLMAVENRFEKGAVAPNHTHFHEQTVYIVSGEFEFFLNGETRIMKAGDSLYASPDAEHGCVCLESGVVIDVFSPQREDFLN
- a CDS encoding prolyl-tRNA synthetase associated domain-containing protein, which codes for MVEERKQKVYNKLEELGISYVKHEHPAVFTNEELDIYAADMEGGQCKNLFLRNAKGNRQYLVVLGHDKRADLGSLKKILGEKGLSFGSDKRLMKCMGIESGAVSPFNLINDTDNTVEVVVDKTLKRNEKVNFHPNANTETLTITYKDFLKFLKAMDKDPLFISIG
- a CDS encoding DUF1015 domain-containing protein; this translates as KNCLYIYRQIFRGRVQTGIVGCTSIDEYLNEIVKKHEFTQPEKELDRINNIDRTDANTEPLLLAYRKEDSLNKIMNNWIKFHMPEYNFTSEDAITHIVWVIDDDSAINEITEIFKNIEYLYIADGHHRTASSAKVGIKRRKENPDYDGTEEFNYFLSVLFSDEDLFIMDYNRVVKDFNGLTKDELFIQIENKFEIEKWKGKEAFKPMKEKTFGMYVDGAWYKLSAKPGTWNDENPLERLDVAILQNNLLNPVLGIDNPSTNKRVEFIGGIRGLKELEHRVSTDMKVAFSMYPTSMDDVLEVADAGLIMPTKSTWFEPKLRSGLFVHKLK
- the galE gene encoding UDP-glucose 4-epimerase GalE; the protein is MSILVTGGAGYIGSHSVVKLLEAGLKVVVLDNLSNSNPDVFKRIERITGLGLQFIEGDILDKDKLEYVFASNDIEAVVHFAGLKAVGESVEMPLEYYYNNVAGTINLCLAMERHGVKRMVFSSSATVYGTGNPSPLTEDMPLATTNPYGSTKLMIEQIFRDIYASGSNWRIAILRYFNPIGAHESGMIGENPKGIPNNLMPYITQVAVGKREKLMVFGDDYDTPDGTGVRDYIHVEDLASGHVKALERLRNAEGIHTYNLGTGKGYSVLDVVRAFENATGIKIRHEIAERRIGDLAECFADPSKALMELSWKAEKTLEDMCRDSWRWQKGNPEGY
- a CDS encoding HAD family hydrolase, with protein sequence MKKWILFDCMETLIDMTNLPNSEDYALWAFEGSEAEALWDDFRDFYIDYRAARIEIEKELPRFKEYEMNERYRRILGSKVKGKELEKIVANMDEVFWNRYSSECYAKESVIEAVSVLSKKYYLGVVSNFKIKSGVRDLLKKTGLLEHFEFSVNSCEIGWKKPHDQIYYAARELAGVDFDNIVFIGDDYANDYEKPKALGCRTLLYDPFGSHTKAEYRIKDFNELLTSNIIVGEGMEINEQE
- a CDS encoding cation transporter, producing MDRNRQIKTASWIGIAGNMLLSTAKLVVGVLSGSMAVIGDGIDSATDIVMSLITLFAAGIMERPPDPKHPYGYGRAETVATKLLSFMIFFAGAQFMISTLSRFKIIDTLAKPDVAAIYVTVASIFGKFILSRIQHVMAKKSGSAMIAATAKNMQNDILTSIAVLLGLGFTFALDLPILDLLTAFCISIWVMKSALGIFLETSSEVMEETKDLSIYDTLFEIVERVEGANHPHRTRVRKFGDILYVDMDIEVDGDLPVNEAHLIAHELEKKIHDEIEAVYDIMVHIEPLGCTMKDEKFGLSQEIINNTKIEKGGR